The following proteins are encoded in a genomic region of Methanobrevibacter sp.:
- the aspS gene encoding aspartate--tRNA(Asn) ligase: MQGLLNDWRRTNYTKNVTPELTGQDVIIMGWVHEIRDLGGIIFVLVRDKDGLIQVTAPSKKVEPEILEEIRKFRKESVVAIEGTVQESDKAPNGVEIIPRNIEILNLANQPLPMDPTEKVKAEIDTRLNSRFLDLRKANVSAIFKIKSQMFHTVRDFFYDNGFVEINTPKLVASATEGGTELFPITYFEKEAFLGQSPQLYKQMMMSSGMDRVFEIGQIFRAEEHDTLRHLNEAVSIDAEASFMDDVDMMKILNNMIEQVIIDINEKCSDELDVLGHELPIPDGPFPRVTYDEAVDIINSKGVDMEWGEDLSRESEKVLGDVMGGFYFLTEWPSAIKPFYVMPLESDPTKSHAFDLMYNNLELSSGATRVHQYDLLVKQIEERDLNPDAFGSYLKAFEYGMPPHAGWGVGADRLTMVLTGSNNIRETVLFPRDRHRLTP, encoded by the coding sequence TTGCAAGGTTTATTAAATGACTGGAGAAGAACAAACTATACTAAAAATGTCACTCCTGAATTAACCGGCCAAGATGTAATTATAATGGGCTGGGTACATGAAATTCGTGATTTAGGTGGAATTATCTTTGTACTTGTAAGAGATAAGGACGGATTAATACAAGTAACAGCACCTAGTAAAAAAGTAGAGCCTGAAATATTGGAAGAAATCCGCAAATTCAGAAAAGAATCTGTAGTAGCTATTGAAGGTACAGTTCAAGAATCTGATAAAGCACCAAACGGTGTTGAAATTATCCCAAGAAACATTGAAATTCTTAATTTAGCTAATCAGCCTTTACCAATGGACCCTACAGAAAAAGTAAAAGCTGAAATCGACACAAGGCTTAACTCAAGATTCTTAGATTTAAGAAAAGCTAATGTCAGCGCAATATTTAAAATCAAAAGTCAAATGTTCCATACCGTAAGGGACTTTTTCTATGACAACGGTTTTGTTGAGATTAACACTCCAAAACTCGTAGCATCAGCTACTGAAGGTGGAACAGAATTATTCCCAATCACTTACTTTGAAAAAGAAGCATTCCTAGGCCAATCACCGCAATTATACAAACAGATGATGATGTCCAGTGGAATGGATAGGGTATTTGAAATAGGTCAAATCTTCAGAGCAGAAGAGCATGATACCTTAAGACATTTGAACGAAGCTGTTTCAATCGATGCAGAAGCTTCATTCATGGACGATGTTGACATGATGAAAATTTTAAATAATATGATTGAGCAAGTAATCATTGACATTAATGAGAAATGTTCTGATGAATTAGATGTTCTTGGCCATGAACTTCCAATTCCTGACGGACCATTCCCAAGAGTAACCTATGATGAAGCAGTTGACATCATTAACTCAAAAGGTGTAGATATGGAATGGGGAGAAGACTTGTCCCGTGAATCAGAAAAAGTTTTAGGTGACGTAATGGGAGGATTCTACTTCTTAACCGAATGGCCAAGCGCTATTAAACCATTTTATGTAATGCCATTAGAATCAGACCCTACTAAATCACATGCATTCGACTTGATGTACAACAATTTAGAATTGTCTTCAGGTGCAACCCGTGTACACCAATACGATTTACTTGTAAAACAAATAGAAGAACGTGACTTAAACCCAGATGCATTTGGAAGCTATCTAAAAGCATTTGAATATGGAATGCCACCTCATGCTGGTTGGGGAGTAGGTGCAGATAGATTAACTATGGTACTTACAGGTTCTAACAATATTCGTGAAACAGTTCTCTTCCCAAGAGACAGACACAGATTAACTCCTTAA
- a CDS encoding aminoacetone oxidase family FAD-binding enzyme codes for MKEYEIAIVGGGPAGMMAAIAAEGKDVVILEKNQELGRKLLLTGGGRCNITNNKPIKKLLDSFDDKNFLKHSFYTLTNEKLLDLFRKKGLDFVEEDDNRVFPESEKARDVLKILKEYLEDVDIIYDFDVYDISKEGDYFVINDYIKASKVIVATGGITYQETGSSGAGFKILDTERTNLKYGLVPLIANYNFEEFAGINLYGVSVSYKDKSYLGDVLITHKGLTGPAILNISNEISKDLDYDLLENFNVKLDDVKIAIDLMPNVNKEELLSKITKDFQAKGKSLLKNYLKYHLTNSFIPFFMDQAGVDGEVKLGNVLKEDKQKLVNALKGLELEIIGFNSALSKITVGGIKTSAIDSKSMESIECEGLYYAGEILEPVGISGGYNLKIAFSTGYLAGLSASKAL; via the coding sequence ATGAAAGAATATGAAATAGCTATTGTTGGTGGAGGCCCAGCAGGAATGATGGCTGCAATTGCAGCTGAAGGTAAAGATGTTGTGATTTTAGAAAAAAATCAGGAATTAGGTCGCAAACTCCTTTTAACTGGTGGGGGAAGATGCAATATTACAAATAACAAGCCAATAAAAAAGCTATTGGATTCTTTCGATGATAAAAACTTTCTAAAACATTCATTTTACACATTGACCAATGAAAAATTATTGGATCTGTTTAGAAAAAAAGGACTGGACTTCGTTGAAGAGGATGATAACAGGGTATTTCCTGAAAGTGAAAAGGCAAGAGATGTCTTAAAAATCTTAAAGGAATATTTGGAAGATGTTGATATTATTTATGATTTTGATGTCTACGACATTTCAAAGGAAGGGGATTATTTTGTTATCAATGACTATATTAAAGCATCAAAAGTAATTGTAGCTACTGGCGGTATAACCTATCAGGAAACAGGTTCCAGCGGAGCAGGGTTTAAAATCCTTGATACAGAAAGAACCAATTTAAAGTATGGTCTCGTACCGTTAATAGCCAATTATAATTTTGAGGAATTTGCAGGAATCAATCTTTATGGTGTTTCCGTAAGTTATAAGGATAAAAGTTACTTGGGTGATGTTTTAATTACTCATAAGGGTCTTACAGGTCCTGCTATTTTAAACATAAGTAATGAAATATCCAAGGATTTGGACTATGATTTGCTTGAGAATTTCAATGTAAAACTGGATGATGTAAAAATAGCTATTGACCTAATGCCTAATGTAAATAAAGAGGAGTTATTGTCTAAAATAACTAAAGATTTCCAAGCTAAAGGAAAATCACTTCTTAAAAACTACTTAAAATATCATTTGACAAATAGTTTCATTCCATTCTTCATGGATCAAGCAGGTGTTGACGGTGAAGTTAAACTTGGAAATGTTTTAAAAGAAGATAAACAAAAACTTGTAAATGCTCTTAAAGGCTTGGAATTGGAAATTATTGGTTTTAACTCTGCTTTAAGTAAAATTACTGTTGGAGGTATTAAAACTTCAGCTATTGATTCCAAATCCATGGAATCTATTGAATGTGAAGGTTTATATTATGCTGGCGAAATTTTAGAGCCAGTTGGAATATCCGGTGGTTATAATTTAAAAATAGCTTTCTCAACTGGATATTTAGCAGGATTATCAGCTTCTAAAGCTCTTTAA
- a CDS encoding helix-turn-helix domain-containing protein, with translation MADKIECPVDKSLSLFSKKWSIQIIRDLFFGKKHFKEFKEDKNITNKVLSNCLKELESNNLISKKVISTTPNITEYSLTERGKALNKVIYELAMFTLEDQNNNYNNETNDYLIETFKEKLEIKD, from the coding sequence ATGGCCGATAAAATAGAATGCCCTGTTGACAAAAGCCTAAGCTTGTTTAGTAAAAAATGGAGCATACAAATAATCAGAGATTTGTTCTTTGGAAAAAAACATTTTAAAGAATTCAAAGAGGACAAGAACATAACAAACAAGGTACTTTCAAATTGTCTTAAAGAACTTGAAAGTAACAATCTTATCTCCAAAAAGGTAATATCAACCACTCCAAACATTACAGAATATAGTCTTACAGAAAGAGGAAAGGCTTTGAATAAAGTAATATATGAATTGGCCATGTTTACATTAGAAGACCAAAATAACAACTATAATAACGAAACAAACGATTATCTGATAGAAACATTTAAAGAAAAATTAGAAATAAAGGATTAA
- a CDS encoding pyridoxamine 5'-phosphate oxidase family protein, giving the protein MNEAIKFLEENSLVYLATVGLDGNAKVRPILYYFEENGKPYFCTANTKPMYKEIQENPNCEICVATPTFEWLRISGEVEEVDDLELKQKVLDINELVKTLYQTADNPTFVLFTVSGDATIADFSGNPPKTYEI; this is encoded by the coding sequence ATGAATGAAGCAATTAAATTTTTAGAAGAAAACTCATTGGTGTATTTGGCGACTGTTGGACTTGATGGTAATGCAAAAGTTAGGCCAATATTGTACTATTTCGAAGAAAACGGAAAACCTTACTTCTGTACAGCTAATACAAAACCGATGTACAAGGAAATTCAGGAAAACCCGAACTGTGAAATATGTGTTGCAACTCCTACCTTTGAATGGCTAAGGATTTCAGGAGAAGTGGAAGAAGTCGATGATTTGGAATTGAAACAAAAGGTCCTAGACATTAATGAACTGGTTAAAACCTTGTATCAGACTGCAGACAATCCTACCTTTGTCCTGTTTACAGTTTCTGGAGATGCAACCATTGCTGATTTCTCAGGAAATCCTCCAAAAACATATGAAATTTAA
- a CDS encoding cobalt-precorrin-8 methylmutase yields the protein MKDDNHDMFMGASTKQGLDIATKSREIIRNLIGDEIKDLKPAEKDIVERIVHSTADPEYAKLVYMSPDFVEAAIKSMKNNETILTDINMVKSGITRYDGDVECYIKNEEVKRIAKQNQITRAAAAIRYAAENGFEGIVVSGNAPTAVWEAMDLYEKDKINLKAIVGVPVGFVGAADSKEALKNSNIPNIITEGPKGGTPIAVACVNSLIQTLKEV from the coding sequence ATGAAAGATGATAACCATGATATGTTTATGGGTGCATCAACCAAGCAGGGTCTTGACATAGCTACTAAAAGTCGTGAAATTATTCGTAATCTTATTGGCGATGAGATTAAAGATTTAAAACCAGCAGAAAAGGATATAGTGGAAAGAATAGTTCATTCAACTGCTGATCCGGAATATGCAAAACTTGTTTATATGAGTCCTGATTTTGTTGAAGCAGCTATTAAATCAATGAAGAACAATGAAACTATTTTGACTGATATTAATATGGTAAAATCTGGTATAACACGTTATGATGGTGATGTTGAGTGTTATATTAAAAATGAAGAAGTTAAAAGAATAGCTAAGCAAAATCAGATCACAAGAGCGGCCGCTGCTATTAGGTATGCAGCTGAAAATGGTTTTGAAGGCATTGTTGTATCTGGCAATGCTCCAACAGCAGTTTGGGAAGCTATGGATTTATATGAAAAGGATAAAATTAATCTCAAAGCTATTGTAGGTGTTCCTGTGGGTTTTGTAGGAGCTGCAGATAGTAAGGAAGCTTTAAAAAACTCAAATATTCCTAATATTATTACTGAAGGCCCTAAAGGAGGAACTCCTATTGCCGTAGCCTGTGTTAATTCACTAATTCAAACTTTAAAAGAGGTATAA
- the hemL gene encoding glutamate-1-semialdehyde 2,1-aminomutase, with product MNSEKLFEEAKKYIPGGVNSPLRAFKPHPFFVERGEGPYLFDTDGNKYVDYCLAYGPLILGHANPKIVEALDSQAILGTSYGAPTEGEITLAKEVVDRIPCADKVRFVNSGSEATMSAIRAARGFTGRDKIVKFEGAYHGAHDYCLVKQGEGFQSIPDCAGIPLDTTKNTLVIPYNDEEALAALIDAEGENIACIILEVIMGNIGFIPPKPGYLEFLRKITEENGIVLIFDEVITGFRLSRGGAQEYYGITPDMTTLGKIVGGGMPMGAFCGKEEIMDVVAPVGPVYQAGTFSGNPMSVVAGISMLDQLDSQAYANLEEKGSYLRGAMADIVEDLDLDINPVGAGSMYQMYFNPNEILNSADAKASDAERFLVYFKEMLKEGVFIPPSQFECNFLSTTHTIEDLDFTASAIEKALKIAFEK from the coding sequence ATGAATTCAGAAAAATTATTTGAAGAAGCTAAAAAATATATTCCTGGCGGTGTTAACTCACCTTTAAGAGCATTCAAACCTCACCCATTTTTTGTAGAGCGTGGAGAAGGTCCTTATTTGTTTGATACGGATGGAAACAAATATGTTGACTACTGTCTTGCCTATGGTCCTTTAATTTTAGGGCATGCCAATCCAAAAATTGTAGAAGCTTTAGACAGTCAAGCTATTTTGGGAACATCATATGGTGCACCTACTGAAGGGGAAATTACACTTGCAAAAGAAGTGGTTGACAGAATTCCATGTGCCGATAAGGTTCGTTTTGTAAATAGTGGTAGTGAAGCTACTATGAGTGCAATCAGGGCAGCTAGAGGTTTCACTGGTCGTGACAAGATTGTAAAATTTGAAGGGGCTTATCATGGTGCTCATGACTACTGTCTTGTAAAGCAGGGTGAAGGTTTCCAATCCATTCCTGATTGTGCAGGCATTCCTTTAGACACTACCAAAAATACTTTGGTTATTCCTTATAATGATGAGGAGGCTCTTGCAGCTTTGATTGATGCTGAAGGAGAGAATATTGCATGTATCATTCTTGAAGTAATCATGGGAAACATTGGTTTCATTCCTCCTAAACCGGGTTATCTTGAATTCTTACGTAAAATAACTGAGGAAAATGGAATCGTTTTAATTTTTGATGAAGTAATTACTGGTTTCAGATTATCTAGGGGAGGAGCTCAAGAATATTATGGCATTACTCCAGACATGACTACATTGGGTAAAATTGTCGGTGGTGGAATGCCAATGGGTGCTTTCTGTGGTAAGGAAGAGATAATGGATGTAGTGGCTCCTGTAGGTCCTGTTTATCAGGCAGGAACATTCAGTGGAAATCCAATGTCTGTAGTTGCTGGAATTAGCATGTTGGATCAATTGGATAGTCAGGCTTATGCTAACCTGGAAGAAAAGGGAAGTTATTTGAGAGGGGCTATGGCTGATATAGTTGAGGATTTGGATTTGGATATCAATCCTGTTGGTGCTGGTTCCATGTATCAAATGTATTTCAATCCCAACGAAATTTTAAATTCAGCTGATGCAAAGGCTTCAGATGCTGAACGCTTTTTAGTTTACTTTAAAGAAATGTTAAAAGAAGGAGTTTTCATACCTCCAAGTCAATTTGAGTGTAATTTCTTATCTACAACTCATACAATCGAAGATTTGGATTTTACAGCCTCTGCAATTGAAAAAGCATTAAAAATAGCTTTTGAAAAATAA
- a CDS encoding signal peptidase I — MVEIKEIVTYIVIIAIALLIAQHLNVVVSGSMEPVFYRGDIVAVEKSNLLGLGIHEFNPEDVKVGDIVVYDAKWVNESVIHRVINITEINGSTYYVIKGDHNNAPDPYYVKASQITDRVITIGDNPLSIPYIGNINLWLKGL, encoded by the coding sequence ATGGTCGAAATAAAGGAGATTGTTACTTATATTGTGATAATTGCAATAGCTCTTCTAATAGCACAGCACTTGAATGTTGTTGTTTCAGGAAGTATGGAACCTGTATTTTATAGGGGAGATATAGTGGCAGTTGAAAAATCTAATTTACTAGGATTGGGCATCCATGAGTTTAATCCGGAGGATGTAAAGGTTGGAGACATCGTAGTTTATGATGCAAAATGGGTTAATGAATCTGTTATTCATAGGGTTATAAATATCACTGAAATTAATGGAAGTACGTATTATGTGATAAAAGGTGATCATAATAATGCCCCGGATCCATATTATGTAAAAGCTAGTCAAATCACTGACAGAGTAATAACTATTGGTGATAATCCACTTTCAATCCCGTATATAGGAAATATTAACCTTTGGCTAAAAGGATTATAA
- the argS gene encoding arginine--tRNA ligase — protein MYFEIEKQAIDSIKEAVQDMDCEIDEDFRLDFPPNPKLGDLASTIAFTLAKKLRKSPHLISEELASKIEVPEIFEKVEAVGPYVNFFINYNEFSKVLLERIDEMYGHLPKVDEKIILEHTSANPNGPLHIGHVRNSIFGDSLSRLLKLSGRDVVTQYYVNDMGRQIAIIVLGITELGLKIEDQEGDKIDHKIGRLYFKANEKLKEDESLNSHVDALIKKYESGDDPELNKIFEDVVEKCLSGIKETLQRININHDSFEWEGQFIRNGEVGELLDYIEDEGFVSKGEVDFIDLTFWQIEKEFVLRRSDGSSLYSTRDLAYHRFKNSLGDVVLDVLGSDHKLAAKQIKVIFEEILRENAPEVIFYEFITLPEGSMSTRRGVFISVDELVDEAVKRAAVEIEKRNPDLSPEEVLPIAEQIGIGAIRFFIAKLSPEKHITFKWDEALSFERGCASIQYAHARACKLLKKSDKDISSLAIPQDWIPNENEKDLVRTLAKFPQVVEESANKQRIHNITQYCQDLANSFNKFYKAEQVIGSENEDIRLILVDKASITLRNALDILGVSAPEKM, from the coding sequence ATGTATTTTGAAATAGAAAAACAAGCTATTGATTCTATTAAAGAAGCAGTTCAGGATATGGACTGTGAAATTGATGAGGATTTTCGTTTAGATTTCCCACCTAACCCAAAATTAGGTGATTTAGCTAGTACTATTGCATTTACTTTAGCTAAAAAACTTAGAAAATCTCCACATTTAATATCTGAGGAGTTAGCTTCTAAAATAGAAGTTCCAGAAATTTTTGAAAAGGTTGAAGCTGTTGGCCCTTATGTGAACTTCTTCATTAACTATAATGAATTTTCAAAAGTTCTTCTTGAAAGAATAGATGAAATGTATGGCCATCTTCCAAAAGTCGATGAAAAAATCATATTGGAACATACTTCTGCAAATCCTAATGGACCATTGCACATAGGACATGTACGTAATTCTATTTTTGGAGATTCTCTTTCAAGACTTTTAAAATTATCAGGGCGTGATGTTGTAACTCAATATTATGTTAATGATATGGGTAGGCAAATCGCTATTATAGTTTTAGGTATAACCGAGTTAGGTCTTAAAATTGAAGATCAAGAGGGAGATAAAATCGACCACAAAATCGGAAGGTTATACTTTAAAGCCAATGAAAAACTCAAAGAGGATGAAAGTTTAAACTCACATGTAGATGCATTAATTAAAAAATATGAAAGTGGGGATGACCCTGAATTAAATAAAATATTCGAAGATGTAGTTGAAAAATGTTTATCTGGAATCAAGGAAACACTTCAAAGAATCAATATAAATCATGATAGCTTTGAGTGGGAAGGCCAGTTTATCCGTAATGGTGAAGTGGGCGAATTATTGGACTACATTGAAGATGAAGGATTCGTGTCAAAAGGAGAAGTTGACTTCATTGATTTAACATTTTGGCAAATTGAAAAAGAGTTTGTTCTTAGAAGATCCGACGGTTCATCATTATATTCCACAAGAGATTTGGCATATCATAGATTTAAGAACAGTCTTGGTGATGTTGTATTGGATGTATTGGGTTCCGACCACAAGCTTGCAGCTAAGCAAATCAAAGTTATTTTTGAAGAGATTCTTCGCGAAAATGCTCCTGAAGTAATATTCTATGAATTCATAACATTGCCTGAAGGTTCAATGTCCACAAGAAGAGGAGTATTCATATCTGTAGATGAGCTTGTTGATGAAGCAGTAAAAAGAGCAGCTGTTGAAATCGAAAAGAGAAATCCGGATTTATCTCCAGAAGAGGTTCTTCCAATCGCTGAACAAATCGGAATTGGTGCAATTAGGTTCTTCATAGCTAAACTTTCACCAGAAAAACACATCACATTCAAATGGGATGAGGCGTTAAGTTTCGAAAGAGGATGTGCATCAATACAGTACGCTCATGCAAGAGCCTGCAAACTTCTCAAAAAATCAGATAAGGATATATCTAGCTTAGCTATTCCTCAAGACTGGATTCCAAATGAAAACGAAAAGGACTTGGTACGTACACTAGCCAAATTCCCACAGGTAGTTGAAGAATCAGCAAACAAACAAAGAATCCACAATATAACTCAATATTGTCAAGATTTGGCTAATAGCTTCAACAAATTCTATAAAGCTGAACAAGTTATAGGATCTGAAAATGAAGATATTAGACTTATTCTTGTAGATAAAGCTAGTATTACTTTAAGAAACGCTTTAGATATATTAGGTGTCTCAGCACCTGAAAAAATGTAA
- the argF gene encoding ornithine carbamoyltransferase codes for MKDLLSVCDIQGEVKHILELAEKLKHGEIEGKPLEGKTLAMIFQKSSTRTRVSFDVGMYQLGGRGIFLSSQDLQMGRGEPISDTAKVLSRFVDGIMIRAIEHKDVEELSKYSEVPVISGLTNVEHPCQALADMLTVKEHLGGWEGKKLTFVGDGNNVCNSLLLITAMLGMDMAVACPDKYSPDEKILNKAKKIASENNCEIIVTDDLEKAVKDSDVIYTDVWVSMGDEKEQAQREEDFLPYQVNEKLMSMAKPTAIFMHCLPAIRGQEVTAEVIDGPQSVVFDEAENRLHAQKAVLYYYLK; via the coding sequence ATGAAAGATTTATTATCTGTTTGTGATATTCAAGGAGAGGTAAAACACATTCTTGAATTGGCTGAGAAACTTAAACATGGGGAAATTGAGGGAAAACCTTTAGAAGGCAAAACATTAGCCATGATATTTCAGAAATCATCTACAAGAACCAGAGTGTCCTTTGATGTTGGAATGTATCAGTTAGGTGGACGTGGAATATTTTTATCCTCACAAGACCTTCAAATGGGCAGAGGAGAACCAATATCAGACACTGCAAAAGTTTTAAGCAGGTTTGTAGATGGAATAATGATAAGAGCTATTGAACATAAGGATGTTGAAGAACTTTCAAAATACTCAGAAGTTCCTGTTATTAGCGGACTTACAAATGTAGAGCATCCTTGTCAGGCATTAGCTGATATGCTTACTGTAAAGGAACATCTCGGAGGATGGGAAGGTAAGAAATTAACCTTCGTTGGAGATGGAAACAATGTCTGCAACTCTCTTCTTTTAATTACAGCAATGCTTGGAATGGATATGGCAGTAGCTTGTCCGGACAAATACTCCCCAGATGAAAAAATCCTCAATAAAGCTAAAAAAATCGCTTCAGAAAATAATTGTGAAATAATTGTCACTGATGATTTAGAAAAAGCAGTGAAAGATTCCGATGTCATTTATACTGATGTTTGGGTTAGTATGGGTGATGAAAAGGAACAAGCTCAAAGAGAGGAAGATTTCTTACCTTATCAAGTTAATGAAAAATTAATGAGCATGGCAAAACCAACAGCAATATTCATGCATTGCCTTCCGGCCATTAGAGGCCAGGAAGTAACAGCTGAAGTCATTGACGGACCACAGTCTGTCGTATTTGATGAAGCGGAAAACAGGTTGCATGCGCAAAAGGCTGTTTTATATTATTATTTAAAATAG
- the purD gene encoding phosphoribosylamine--glycine ligase, translating into MKVLVVGTGAREHAIASRLADDVELYAYMSKVNPGISKIATYKIGDEGEVDKVAEYAKENEIDIAFIGPEAPLGKGIVDALEKEGIKCVGPTQSAARIETDKSFMRNLFEDKEIEGSLVYKVFDNTEDVNNFLDEFDKDVVVKPVGLTGGKGVKIVGDHLKDNEEAKEYSKEVIDNTMGGFAQVIIEERLLGEEFTVQAFCDGENLVAMPAAQDHPHAFEGDKGAITGGMGSYSDKGGLLPFLTQEDYDKAVEIMKATLKAIAEEAEPYKGILYGQFMLTADGPRLIEYNARFGDPEAMNVLTLIKTPLAKVCEDIVNGELTEVEFEDKASVCKYIVPDGYPETEYAGEIIEVDEEAIEELGAKVFYAAVSEEEDGIHLSGSRALGIVATGETIEEAEKIAEEAVKYVKGPVYHRSDVGTPELVQKRVDHMNEILNE; encoded by the coding sequence ATGAAAGTCTTAGTTGTTGGAACTGGTGCTCGTGAACATGCAATAGCTAGCAGATTAGCTGACGATGTTGAGTTATACGCTTATATGAGTAAGGTAAACCCTGGAATATCAAAAATAGCCACTTATAAAATAGGAGACGAAGGAGAAGTTGATAAAGTTGCCGAATATGCAAAAGAAAATGAAATTGACATTGCATTTATCGGACCTGAAGCTCCTCTTGGAAAGGGAATTGTAGATGCTCTTGAAAAAGAAGGAATAAAATGTGTCGGCCCTACTCAAAGTGCTGCTAGAATAGAAACCGACAAGTCATTTATGAGAAATCTATTTGAAGACAAGGAAATCGAAGGATCACTTGTATACAAGGTATTTGACAATACTGAAGATGTAAATAACTTTTTAGATGAATTCGACAAAGATGTTGTTGTAAAACCTGTAGGATTGACTGGAGGTAAAGGTGTAAAGATTGTTGGAGACCACCTTAAGGACAACGAAGAAGCTAAAGAATATTCAAAAGAGGTCATTGATAATACTATGGGTGGTTTTGCTCAAGTAATTATTGAAGAAAGACTTTTAGGTGAAGAATTTACAGTTCAAGCGTTTTGTGATGGTGAAAATTTAGTAGCTATGCCGGCAGCTCAAGACCATCCTCATGCATTTGAAGGGGATAAGGGTGCTATCACTGGTGGAATGGGCTCATATTCTGATAAAGGTGGCCTTTTACCATTTTTAACTCAAGAAGATTATGATAAAGCTGTGGAAATCATGAAAGCTACTTTAAAAGCAATAGCGGAAGAAGCAGAACCATACAAAGGAATCTTATATGGTCAATTTATGCTTACAGCAGACGGGCCTCGTTTAATTGAATACAATGCCAGATTTGGGGATCCTGAAGCTATGAACGTATTAACTCTTATCAAAACTCCATTAGCAAAAGTATGTGAAGACATAGTAAACGGAGAGTTAACTGAAGTAGAATTTGAAGACAAAGCTTCTGTTTGCAAATATATTGTGCCTGATGGATATCCAGAAACCGAATATGCTGGAGAAATCATAGAAGTGGATGAAGAAGCCATTGAAGAATTAGGTGCAAAAGTATTCTATGCAGCGGTGAGCGAAGAAGAGGATGGAATACACCTATCAGGTTCAAGAGCTCTTGGAATAGTGGCTACTGGAGAAACTATTGAAGAAGCTGAAAAAATAGCTGAAGAAGCTGTAAAATATGTAAAAGGACCAGTATATCACAGAAGTGATGTGGGAACTCCAGAACTTGTCCAAAAACGTGTAGATCACATGAATGAAATTTTAAATGAATAG